From the Triticum urartu cultivar G1812 unplaced genomic scaffold, Tu2.1 TuUngrouped_contig_4916, whole genome shotgun sequence genome, the window CAGCAAACGGATTCATCCCGTGGCCGGAGCGCCGGTTGAAAAACCGAGCGGGTCGGGGTCCGGCGGGGACGAGAAGAAAGAGAGCTCCGACGTTGACGCGTTAAACCGGGTTTGACCTCTTCGTTCGTCCTTGTGTGTAATCTTGTCTGAGTTCCTTATGCAAATAGAAATTTTACAGACCTCCATGGCTTGCGATCTCCTCGTTTCTTTCTCTCTTTGAATTTGGAAGGAAGAAGATCTCCTTGGATTCATGCACCTGCTGCCGTAGACAGAAGTTTTCAGATTATGCATTGCATCGTCGTGAATTAATTGTGCAATTAGTTCTGCTACAGAAATTACCGCGTTTACTTGTGCGACTTATGGCAAGGCGTTAATTACTTCCTATGTTACCTGGTGGCCCTTGACTGCAGCTCCCTGGTTGTCAACGACGCTTACACCAAGAACACACTCCATAGCAAAATCCAGTTGTTCTTGGGTTATGTGTATGTTATTAATGCATGTTACTCTTCATCGTGGCTAGTTTAAGAACACATTCCATAAGCAAAATTCAGTTGTTCTAATGTTGTAACCAGACCATAGCGTTTAAGATACTCCGGACATCATCAATAGCCCTTGAAACCGGTCTTTAAGTTGAATGCACCTCGGTTCTTCTGAGCAAATCTTTGTTTTAgatcgtcggtcttgaaaacttttTTTTGTAGGGTCGGTCTTGCAAACTGATTTAACAAATCCTCATGTGTCCAATTCCTTGATTTGCTGGATTGCATCCGAGGAGCTTCATGCCCACCTCGGTTTTCACCAAGCACCTCATCATTTCCGTGCCGATCCAGATGTCAGAAATCTTTCCCGTGCGGTCATTCGGCTTAGTGATGGCCCGGCCCGGCTCTGGCAATCACAGGCCGACCCCATCCGTTAGCCCACCTGGCTGCAAGGTGCCTCCGTCTCCACTGTCAACATAACGTGCGGACATGGGCCAGGGCCTCGTCATAGTCACATCTTATCAGAAAAGTGATCATGCACCTTGATACATACGGTAATCTGTTGCCGTTTCGTGCTTTACCCCGCTCATAAATGCAAATCTCACACACCCCGACAAGGCTGAGGGTGATCATTCTTGGTCTGTCAGAGGACTAACACGCATAACCATGTTATCGGCTCTGCAGGACAATGGAAATAAGTTTCAAAGAAAATTTCGTGGAAACTACGTTTGGAAGTttccaaaaaatctgaaaaaaaataCAGGATATTATGAGGGTGATGTTGTATTGCCATGCAAAATTTAAGTTCAAACACATTATGAGCAAAGAATAGTGACGTTTCCTTTAAACGAAACTTGATTTTCATGTGATATTCTCTTCAGGAGAAATTAATGAAAACAACGAGCAGCCCATTTCATTTTTCCGTTTTGTTTTTATTATCATGAGATAGAGAAATCAACATTGAGGAGTTGTAAAAAAAAAGCCTCCAAGAAGAAAAAAAACCAAGTGGAAAAAAATGGCCAAACTTCATTCCAAATGGCCGAACTTGTATTGCTTGAATACGAACAACAAAGAATGTATACACCACAATAGCACAACAATACTACTACAAAACTGTGCTAAGCCTCCTCTCCCTTGCAAGAGTGTCGATGTCTGAAGTATGCAACACCGCGGCCATCTTTCTCCTTCAATGCACCGTACAAATCTGACTACGAGCCCGCCGAGCTGCGCGCACGGCCAGCCGGCCGGCCGGAACGGTGCTTGTACCTTAGAGGGAACTTGCTCTCGTAGCTCCCCGATCACCGGACCTCGGACCACTTGTCCATCCGTGTGCTCGCGACCATGGCCTGCCAGTGACATCCAGGTCAAAAAACGCATCAGCAGTCAGCACTACGACCACCCAGTTACACGCAAAGATCCTCAATTTTCAGCAGGCTCGCTCACTCACCTCCTTTTCCCAGTCGCAGCGAATGGTCATGATGGCCAGGATCAGCGTCTGGACGGCCGTTCCGCCGATCATCCCCGCCCAGATCCCCTGCAAAACATTTCGCACACAAAAGTCGTCAGTGCGGCGCCGAGACCGAAGTGTAGAAGCAACCACGGCAGCTACTAAGATGAGAGAGATGTACTACTAGCAGCACGTACCAGGACGCCAAGGTTGAAGAGCCAGCCAAGGAGGACGCCCATGGGGACGCCGATGAGGTAGTAGCTGCCGATGTTGACGTAGGCCACCGCGGATTGCCAGCCAGACCCAACAGCCACACCTGCAGGAGATCACGACCATGATGAATGAATTCAGCCCGTGGGCTGGAAAGGGCCCATAAGAGAAAGATTGGGGGCCGAAATGATAGAAGAGGTCGAGCTGGGCCTGGGCAGGGTACCTGAGAGCACGGGCTGGATGCTGTTGAGCAGGATGGTGAAGGCCAGCAGGATGGCGAGGTTGTTGACGGCGTCCAGCACCACGGCGCTGGAGGTGAAGATGAGCGCCAGCTTGTCGTGGAGCCCCATGATGAGCACCCAGAAGAAGAGCCCGATCACCAGCGACGTCAAGGACGACACGATCGTCGCGAACCTCGCCCCCTTCCCGTTCCCGGCGCCCAGCTCGTTCGCCACCCGAACTCTGCAATGCAAAGCACGTGACCAACATACTTAAATTAGCACGCTGAACTCTGTTGTTCTCTATTCCTTATCTGATCCTATAGTTCTTCGATTGGTTTAAGAAGGTGCACGAAATGTGCGTAGCAAGACGGTGGTACGTACCCAGTGCCCGCGAAGAACGCCAAAGGAATCATCATCTCCCATGCGTTAATAGTCATGCTGTCCACAAAAACAAAAACATAAAATATTTGCATTGTCAGAATCACATCGAGCAAACGTTGTTAAACTGGTACACTAAATGAGTaccactccctccgttcctaaatatttgtcctacaacatacggatgtatatagacatattttagagtgtaaatccactcattttgcttcgtatgtagtcgtttgttgaaatctctaaataAACACATATttggaaacggagggagtacaaattaTTCAAGATATTCGAATAGCCAACGAGTACTTCTGGAGTTTACTGAAAACTAGCACGCGATGGAGGAATAGTTACCAGATGGAGAGCGCATCCACCGCAATAGCCGCGTCCTTGAGGTTCCCTGTCAGCAAGATGAGTACCCTGTAGTACCAGTTCTCCAGGCTGCACAAGAAACAAAAAATTTGTCAGTCCAACATGGATGAAATGTTATTTGTATTGGCCGTCGTTATCAAAGTAAATCATATGCGCCTGAGATCTGATGCCCGATTGACTCTCTTCAAATGGCTGCTACGAATAGTACGGGCGGGAATCATTCAGAAAAAAACACATGCAAGCAGCATAGTATGTCAGTAGATATCAGTTGTTCATAGTATCTCTTAAGTCAGCTGTAGTACTTAAGCCATCGTAGAACAGATATATCTAGGAGTCGAAGACCAAAAGTATAATAACAGTAAGTAACATGCAGTGATCAGTAGAAGCACGTACCATAGCATGACGCCCGACGCGGCGGAGAGCTTGACGAACTCCCAAATGTCGGCGAACGCCTCGACGGAGAAGCCGTGCCACGTGTCCGGGCAGCCGCCGCAGGCGACGTAGCCGAAGAGCATGGCGAAGGTGGCCCACCAGGAGAAGTTGAGGGTGAGCGCGATCCCGACGAGTCCGAACTGGAACCGGGTGATGAAGAGCCAGCTGACGAGGAGGTGGACGCAGAGCGCCAccccggaggcggcggcgctgacgAAGTTCTTCATCTGGCACTGCAGGAAGCGCTGCAGCGGGAAGAGGAGGGCGAAGGAGAAGTGCAGCGGGATGAACCAGACGGAGACCCTGCCGGCCATCGCCGAAAGCTCCGGCGACTGCCCCGTGAGCAGCAGCACGTCCTCGGCGAAGAAGTACATGGGGAGGAGCAGCACCGCGCAGCCCAGCAGCACGATCCAGGAGCGCTGCATGTAGACGCCCATCATGTGAAACTTCTTGGCGCCGAACGCCTGCCCGCACAGCGTCTCCAGCGCGCTCGCCATGCCAAGCTGCACGCAGCGCACGAACAAGTTAGTGTCAAAGCTCTGTAAAttcaacaaataaaaacaagAACCCCAATACCCAACAAACGTTCACCAGGAGGGTTTGGCATTTGCGAAACATTTTGTTTTAAGGTTATAAAGGGATGTCAACTTCTTCAGAATAGCATGACAGTTTCTTACGGAGAACGTAAATTTTCTTTTAGAAGAAATCTGGCACCGGTTCGAAGAACGTCAGCCAGTTAAACAGATACCCTTAAATCTAAACTGATAGTACACTTAAATCTAGAACACAATTTATATGTACCCTGAATGTAAAACACAATTTCAACCGACACCACATGCACGACATGCATGGTCTCCTAGAAAGGTCTCATGCAGTGGAGACAAACAATCTCGACGAGAAAGCGATAGGAGGGTGCCGACAAGGTAGAAAGCTAGGCTAGGAATCTGGAGATCCGTCCTTTGAGTCTCGACCACGGGACCGAGAGAGCTCCGTCCGGTGCCATCTCGCATCTATACTCCTCTACGTACCTCTCTCTCGATGGCTCCAGCTGCTTTCGGAATCAAACTGAGAGTGGACAGTGGCGAATGACACCTCCCCATCTCGTTTGTGCGCTCAAAAAATGCTCTCCACAAGTCGTGCCAAGTCTTTGTTTCACGGGCTGGCCAAGTGTGTGAGATGCTGAGATACTCTGCCAACAAGTTTAATCTGCGTCTAGCCAAGTCAATGGGTGCCTGCCAGTGGGAGCTTGCAGCATTTAGTGCGGATTCGACAGAGCTGCTCGCAACAAATCGGCGGGACGTTCGTTCTAATGCGAAATAGGGCCTCCGCCCACTAAATCCAAACCACGGCGAGGGAATCCCAATGCTTGCTCGTTTCTTATTATTTTTTCTACATacataaaatgaaaaaggaaagagAAACCTTCTCGGCGTCCCTGTTAGTACCTACGTCAGTCCTGACGCTCGCCATGGTGCCCGGGCTCACTTGTCAGTGACAAGGGTAGGACAAAAAACACGTACTGCATGCACCGCAAGTGTATCGAGTGGGCAGCAGAGGTGCTCGCTAGCTTCAGCTCACGTTCCTTTCCTTGCCACTGATCCGAAGAGCAACGTGGACTCGTATGGCAACCCATAGTGCTAAATTGGTAAATAAGTAGTGGAAAAATGTTCTTTTCTTTCTATATATCGGTGGTGACAATTAACTGTTTTCACGATATATAGACCAGCCTTTCCTTTTATTGGGAAGTGGTGAATTTGAGCTGTAATTCTATGTGCTGCGCTGGAGCAGCAGAAATCCTAACCATATTGGGACGCCGGCCCCCAAAGATAGATCGACAAGGACGACGACGATTCGAAACAGAGCAGCAAGGAAACGAATGAATTAGAACGGAGACGGGCTGCGTACCATGAGGCCGAAGCTGAAGCCGACGACGACGGTGTTGGCGATGGAGATGGCGGCGAGCTCGAGGTCGCCCAGGTGGCCGGCGAAGGCCTGCGTGATGACGTTCATGCTGAAGGTGACGATGCGGCTGAACATGGCCGGCGCCACGATCACCCACAGCTTCTTCGACTCCTCCAACACCCGCCTCCCGAGCTTGCTGGATtcctcgccgccggcgaccacctgCCAGTCATCCTTCTTGGCGCCGCCGTGCCCGTCCAGGAGCCCGACGCGGCACGCCTCCTCGTCGCCCCCTCGCCGCGATCCCGCCATGGCCCCGAAACTCGATTGGCCGATCGAAGCTTCTcgcttcttcttctttctttatTATCGCTGCGGCTCTGGCTCTTGTTGTCGATTGCTGCA encodes:
- the LOC125528499 gene encoding protein DETOXIFICATION 27, which encodes MAGSRRGGDEEACRVGLLDGHGGAKKDDWQVVAGGEESSKLGRRVLEESKKLWVIVAPAMFSRIVTFSMNVITQAFAGHLGDLELAAISIANTVVVGFSFGLMLGMASALETLCGQAFGAKKFHMMGVYMQRSWIVLLGCAVLLLPMYFFAEDVLLLTGQSPELSAMAGRVSVWFIPLHFSFALLFPLQRFLQCQMKNFVSAAASGVALCVHLLVSWLFITRFQFGLVGIALTLNFSWWATFAMLFGYVACGGCPDTWHGFSVEAFADIWEFVKLSAASGVMLCLENWYYRVLILLTGNLKDAAIAVDALSICMTINAWEMMIPLAFFAGTGVRVANELGAGNGKGARFATIVSSLTSLVIGLFFWVLIMGLHDKLALIFTSSAVVLDAVNNLAILLAFTILLNSIQPVLSGVAVGSGWQSAVAYVNIGSYYLIGVPMGVLLGWLFNLGVLGIWAGMIGGTAVQTLILAIMTIRCDWEKEAMVASTRMDKWSEVR